In Halorhodospira halophila, a genomic segment contains:
- a CDS encoding ribonuclease HII, translating to MSGDGGAWQVGVDEAGRGPWAGPVVAAAVILREPIAGVTDSKRLSARRREQAAGLIRSEAVAWGVGRAEVAEIDALNIRRATFLAMSRAVASVASTARIAEILVDGREMPEDLPAPARAVVGGDALEPSISAASILAKTLRDAEMVALEETYPGYGFARHKGYGTAEHRHALERLGPCAAHRRSFAPVRRMLGG from the coding sequence GTGAGCGGCGACGGCGGCGCGTGGCAGGTGGGTGTCGACGAGGCTGGCCGTGGGCCGTGGGCCGGGCCGGTGGTGGCCGCCGCGGTCATCCTGCGCGAGCCCATCGCCGGTGTCACCGACTCCAAGCGGCTGTCGGCGCGGCGCCGCGAGCAGGCCGCTGGGCTGATCCGCAGCGAGGCCGTGGCCTGGGGGGTCGGGCGGGCAGAGGTCGCCGAGATCGATGCACTGAACATCCGTCGTGCCACCTTCCTGGCCATGTCCCGTGCGGTGGCGTCGGTGGCCAGCACCGCGCGGATCGCCGAAATCCTGGTGGACGGGCGCGAGATGCCGGAGGATTTGCCCGCTCCAGCGCGGGCCGTGGTCGGTGGCGATGCCCTGGAGCCGAGCATCTCGGCGGCATCCATCCTGGCCAAGACGCTACGTGATGCCGAGATGGTGGCGCTCGAGGAGACCTACCCGGGATACGGTTTTGCCCGGCACAAGGGCTACGGGACCGCCGAGCACCGCCACGCCCTCGAGCGCCTCGGCCCGTGCGCCGCGCACCGGCGCAGCTTTGCCCCGGTGCGCAGGATGCTCGGCGGCTGA
- the frdD gene encoding fumarate reductase subunit FrdD has product MRRSHEPPLWLLFGAGGLLAALLAPALILLTGVVMPVAAEHGIEVLDYHASRELFARPVVGVPVALALGLVLCHAAHRIYHTLRDLGIPAGRGTWWVCYGGAGVAGVLGVGAVVALWW; this is encoded by the coding sequence ATGAGGCGTTCGCACGAACCGCCGCTGTGGCTGCTCTTCGGTGCCGGGGGCCTACTCGCCGCGCTGCTCGCCCCGGCGCTGATCCTGCTGACCGGCGTCGTGATGCCCGTGGCTGCAGAGCATGGCATCGAGGTACTGGATTACCACGCATCCCGCGAGCTGTTCGCCCGGCCGGTGGTGGGGGTGCCAGTGGCCCTCGCGCTGGGGCTGGTGCTCTGCCACGCCGCTCACCGCATCTACCATACCCTGCGCGATCTCGGGATTCCGGCAGGGCGCGGTACCTGGTGGGTCTGCTACGGCGGCGCCGGTGTCGCGGGGGTGCTCGGTGTGGGCGCGGTTGTTGCCCTGTGGTGGTGA
- a CDS encoding HAD-IA family hydrolase, whose product MQALLFDVDGTLADTEGAGHLPAFNAAFEAFGLPHRWDETTYRRLLNAVPGGRERLHDTLTREPPPPGHGDINTLARRLHEAKNRLYAERLSTGSIPPRPGIERILAEARERQVRLAVVTTSARANVEALFNGVLPAELQPAFEVCICGDDVNAKKPDPEAYLQALRSLRLAAEDCLAVEDSVNGLRAARAAGIPTLITRNRWTRDDAFPGAAAVIDDLDHGPDGTAVGIDDLIAIHRESR is encoded by the coding sequence ATGCAAGCGCTGCTCTTTGACGTCGATGGCACCCTGGCCGACACCGAAGGCGCGGGCCACCTGCCCGCCTTCAACGCCGCCTTCGAGGCATTCGGCCTTCCCCACCGCTGGGATGAAACCACCTATCGACGCCTCCTGAACGCGGTCCCGGGCGGCCGGGAACGACTGCACGACACCCTGACCCGGGAACCGCCCCCGCCCGGGCACGGCGATATCAATACGCTCGCGCGGCGACTGCACGAGGCCAAGAACCGCCTCTACGCCGAGCGCCTCAGCACCGGCTCCATCCCGCCCCGGCCGGGGATCGAGCGAATCCTTGCCGAAGCGCGAGAGCGGCAGGTGCGCCTGGCCGTGGTCACGACCAGCGCCCGCGCCAACGTCGAGGCCCTGTTCAACGGCGTGCTACCCGCCGAGTTGCAACCGGCCTTCGAGGTCTGCATCTGTGGCGACGACGTCAACGCCAAGAAACCCGACCCCGAGGCCTACCTGCAGGCCCTGCGATCACTGCGGCTCGCGGCCGAGGACTGCCTCGCCGTGGAGGATTCGGTCAACGGGCTGCGCGCCGCCCGCGCGGCCGGGATCCCGACGCTGATCACCCGCAACCGCTGGACCCGGGACGACGCATTCCCGGGTGCCGCAGCGGTCATTGATGACCTGGACCACGGACCCGACGGCACCGCCGTGGGGATCGATGACCTGATCGCCATTCACCGCGAGAGCCGCTAG
- a CDS encoding succinate dehydrogenase/fumarate reductase iron-sulfur subunit, with protein MSESQRITLAVQRFHPEQDAEPRWQRYAVPYTPDMSVLEGLQYIKDHLDGSLTFRWSCRMAICGSCGCMIDGEPELACHVFLRDYAPGPVWVSALDHFPVQRDLVIDQSDFLEKLETVHAYLIPAGERTAAEGTYRQTPEQMTDYYAYAQCINCLLCYAACPQYGWHPDFVGPGALALLQRYNLDSRDAGSELRHAVVDAEQGVWGCTLVGHCSEVCPKGVDPARAINQNKPGSSARYLLDWLRPGRRRQEGSE; from the coding sequence ATGAGCGAATCGCAGCGGATCACTCTGGCGGTGCAGCGTTTCCACCCGGAACAGGACGCCGAACCGCGCTGGCAGCGCTATGCCGTGCCGTACACGCCGGATATGTCCGTGCTCGAGGGGCTGCAGTACATCAAGGATCACCTCGATGGCAGCCTGACCTTCCGCTGGTCCTGTCGCATGGCGATCTGCGGTAGCTGTGGCTGCATGATCGACGGCGAACCCGAGCTGGCCTGCCATGTCTTCCTCCGCGACTACGCGCCGGGGCCGGTGTGGGTGTCGGCACTGGACCACTTCCCCGTGCAGCGGGATCTGGTCATCGATCAGAGCGACTTCCTCGAGAAGCTCGAGACGGTGCACGCCTACCTGATCCCGGCCGGGGAACGGACGGCGGCCGAGGGGACCTATCGGCAGACGCCGGAGCAGATGACGGATTACTACGCGTACGCCCAGTGCATCAACTGCCTGCTCTGCTATGCCGCCTGCCCGCAGTACGGTTGGCATCCGGACTTTGTCGGCCCCGGGGCCCTGGCGCTACTCCAGCGCTACAACCTGGACAGCCGTGACGCAGGTAGCGAGTTGCGGCACGCGGTGGTTGATGCCGAACAGGGGGTCTGGGGCTGCACGCTGGTCGGCCACTGCTCCGAGGTCTGCCCCAAGGGGGTCGATCCCGCGCGGGCCATCAATCAGAACAAGCCCGGCAGCAGCGCGCGGTACTTGCTCGACTGGCTGCGGCCCGGTCGTCGTCGACAGGAGGGATCGGAATGA
- a CDS encoding transposase has protein sequence MAEGRPKYSPEFRRKLVELVEAGHTPQELARTYEPAAKTIRRWYQEDRQETSERRTGAADRRSAGPGGRQQGKSPGAAASAAGSGKRSKTAKAGPRSRPASSQAHRLAGKRVLERPADTAAEAGEGAPERAEPEPAEEPAEVAPSADGEVIVDPAPEGGVPEEEGVELDVQPHAGLETEGDPAELLAVGLERADQGDAVYDDEGPEAAIPIYQEALDYLDAAISAGEGGDAARRDWGITLERLGDALFEAEGASAALPCYEAWCELAEALATEHATAQSLRDWSVALGRYGQGVLVEEGAEVALPYYRQVIELREDIVRERQSADAYQDWALALERCGAVQEAVEGLAETVETYRHALEVRGALVEQQDTPQARRALGIAQERLAMAVLAAEGAEAALPHFEQLAELFTELAEELGTEEADAERRQADTMLGKVQMAALDLE, from the coding sequence ATGGCTGAGGGTCGCCCGAAATATTCGCCGGAGTTCCGGCGCAAGCTGGTCGAACTGGTCGAGGCGGGGCACACCCCGCAAGAGTTGGCACGGACCTACGAGCCGGCGGCCAAGACGATCCGCCGCTGGTACCAGGAGGACCGGCAGGAGACCAGCGAGCGGCGCACCGGGGCTGCAGATCGGCGCAGCGCTGGCCCGGGAGGCAGGCAGCAGGGCAAGAGCCCTGGCGCTGCTGCGTCCGCGGCGGGGTCCGGGAAGCGCTCGAAGACGGCGAAGGCCGGTCCCCGGAGCAGGCCGGCGAGTAGCCAAGCGCACCGGCTGGCCGGCAAGCGCGTCTTGGAGCGCCCCGCGGACACGGCTGCGGAGGCTGGGGAGGGGGCGCCCGAGCGGGCCGAACCCGAGCCGGCGGAAGAGCCGGCCGAGGTGGCCCCATCGGCGGACGGCGAGGTGATCGTCGACCCGGCTCCCGAGGGCGGGGTGCCCGAGGAGGAGGGGGTCGAGCTAGATGTGCAGCCGCACGCCGGCCTCGAGACGGAGGGCGATCCAGCCGAGTTGCTTGCCGTCGGCCTGGAACGCGCCGATCAGGGCGATGCCGTCTACGACGACGAGGGTCCCGAGGCGGCTATTCCGATCTACCAGGAGGCACTCGACTATCTGGATGCAGCGATCAGCGCCGGTGAAGGGGGAGATGCCGCGCGCCGCGACTGGGGGATCACCCTGGAGCGCCTGGGCGATGCGCTCTTCGAGGCCGAGGGGGCGAGTGCCGCACTGCCCTGCTATGAGGCTTGGTGTGAACTCGCCGAGGCCCTGGCCACCGAACACGCCACGGCGCAGTCGCTTCGGGACTGGAGCGTTGCGCTGGGTCGCTACGGCCAGGGGGTGCTGGTCGAGGAGGGGGCCGAGGTGGCACTACCCTACTACCGGCAGGTGATCGAACTGCGCGAGGACATCGTCCGCGAGCGGCAGAGCGCGGATGCCTACCAGGATTGGGCGCTGGCGCTGGAGCGCTGCGGTGCGGTCCAGGAGGCCGTGGAGGGGTTGGCCGAGACGGTGGAGACCTACCGCCACGCCCTCGAGGTGCGCGGGGCGCTGGTCGAGCAGCAGGACACACCGCAGGCGCGCCGGGCTCTCGGGATCGCTCAGGAGCGCCTGGCCATGGCGGTGCTCGCCGCCGAGGGCGCCGAGGCGGCCCTGCCTCACTTTGAGCAGCTCGCCGAACTCTTCACGGAACTGGCCGAGGAGCTGGGCACTGAGGAGGCCGATGCTGAGCGACGGCAGGCGGATACCATGCTCGGCAAGGTACAGATGGCGGCACTGGATCTGGAGTGA
- the frdA gene encoding fumarate reductase (quinol) flavoprotein subunit has protein sequence MQAIEDIECDLVVVGGGGAGLRAAIAAAERDPGLRIALISKVVPMRSHTVAAEGGAAGVARADDSLDGHFNDTVSGGDWLCDQDVVERFVAECTGEMVRLEQWGCPWSRQADGQVHVRFFGGMTTQRSWYAADKTGFHMLHTLFQTSLRYPGIQRYDEYFCSDLLVDDGVVCGVLALEIASGKPVRFGAPAVVLATGGAGRVYGQNTNAGIVTGEGMAMAHAQGVPLRDMEFVQWHPTTLPGSGILITEGCRGEGGVLTNRDDRRYLQDYGLGPTEPWPRPKAMELGPRDRLSQAFWYEDQAGRTVPTPQGTAVQLDLRHLGEDRILERLPMITEVARRYAGVDPVREPIPVRPAVHYTMGGIPTDVRGAAPLSGLFAAGECASTGIHGANRLGSNSLAELLVFGRAAGEAAAEYAREAPRRPQRVVEQLATEALAPRLELLRNDRGERLATLRADLNRAMEQGVGIFRNEAGLEQACTTLAALRERLRRGIRLDDRSRTYNTEWLTAMEFGASLQVAEAMAWSARARKESRGAHVRDDAYSERDDERYLVHTLAYPGDGTGPVIDHAPVTVTRSAPRRRAYGAEGEAQA, from the coding sequence TTGCAGGCGATCGAAGACATTGAGTGCGACTTGGTTGTTGTTGGTGGCGGCGGGGCCGGGTTGCGGGCCGCTATCGCGGCGGCCGAGCGCGACCCTGGGCTGCGGATCGCGCTGATCTCCAAGGTGGTGCCCATGCGCAGCCACACCGTCGCTGCGGAGGGGGGCGCTGCCGGTGTGGCCCGGGCGGATGACAGCCTGGACGGGCACTTCAACGACACCGTCTCCGGGGGGGATTGGCTGTGCGACCAGGACGTGGTTGAACGCTTTGTCGCCGAGTGCACTGGCGAGATGGTCCGTCTCGAACAGTGGGGTTGCCCGTGGAGCCGACAGGCGGACGGCCAGGTACATGTCCGGTTTTTCGGGGGCATGACGACCCAGCGCAGCTGGTACGCCGCCGACAAGACCGGCTTCCACATGTTGCATACGCTGTTCCAGACCTCCCTGCGCTATCCGGGGATTCAGCGCTACGACGAATACTTCTGCTCAGATCTGCTGGTCGACGACGGGGTGGTCTGTGGCGTACTGGCCTTGGAGATCGCCAGCGGCAAGCCGGTGCGCTTCGGCGCACCGGCGGTGGTGCTGGCCACCGGCGGGGCCGGGCGGGTCTACGGGCAGAACACCAACGCCGGCATCGTGACCGGCGAGGGCATGGCCATGGCGCACGCCCAGGGGGTGCCCCTGCGCGACATGGAGTTCGTTCAGTGGCACCCCACCACGCTGCCCGGCAGTGGCATCCTGATCACGGAAGGGTGCCGGGGCGAGGGCGGCGTCCTGACCAACCGGGATGATCGTCGCTATCTGCAGGACTACGGTCTCGGGCCCACCGAACCGTGGCCGCGTCCGAAAGCCATGGAGCTGGGGCCGCGGGATCGGCTCTCCCAGGCTTTCTGGTACGAGGACCAGGCGGGCCGGACCGTGCCCACGCCGCAGGGCACGGCAGTCCAGCTGGATCTACGCCACCTGGGCGAGGACCGCATCCTAGAGCGGCTGCCCATGATCACCGAGGTGGCTCGCCGCTACGCCGGAGTGGATCCGGTTCGGGAGCCGATCCCCGTCCGTCCGGCGGTCCACTACACCATGGGGGGGATTCCCACCGACGTCCGGGGTGCCGCCCCCCTGTCGGGGCTGTTTGCTGCCGGGGAGTGCGCCAGCACCGGGATTCACGGAGCCAACCGGCTCGGTTCCAACTCGCTCGCGGAACTCCTTGTCTTCGGCCGGGCGGCAGGAGAGGCGGCCGCCGAGTACGCCCGCGAGGCACCGCGGCGGCCGCAGCGCGTGGTGGAGCAGCTCGCTACCGAGGCCCTGGCGCCGCGGCTTGAACTGCTGCGCAACGACAGGGGCGAGCGGCTCGCTACGCTGCGCGCGGATCTCAATCGGGCCATGGAACAGGGGGTGGGGATCTTTCGCAACGAGGCCGGCCTGGAGCAGGCGTGCACGACGCTGGCGGCGCTGCGCGAGCGCCTGCGACGCGGCATCCGCCTCGACGACCGCAGCCGGACATACAACACCGAGTGGCTGACTGCGATGGAGTTCGGGGCCAGCCTGCAGGTGGCTGAGGCGATGGCCTGGTCGGCGCGGGCACGCAAGGAGTCCCGCGGCGCCCACGTGCGCGATGACGCCTATAGCGAGCGTGATGACGAGCGCTATCTGGTTCATACCCTGGCCTACCCCGGTGACGGGACGGGCCCCGTGATCGACCATGCGCCGGTGACCGTTACCCGCTCTGCGCCGCGGCGGCGGGCCTACGGCGCTGAAGGGGAGGCGCAGGCATGA
- a CDS encoding fumarate reductase subunit C produces MSRARVYRPTMRGWWERHPAYRRYLLREGSSVLLGLYALWLLAGLLALAAGEAAYQGWRDLHGSPWLFGLHLAALLAAAYHAVTWFRLLPLTLPVLRWRGRRPTDRAVVRGAWVVSVALSGGVWLYLLGGVR; encoded by the coding sequence ATGAGCCGAGCGCGCGTCTACCGTCCGACCATGCGCGGTTGGTGGGAGCGGCATCCGGCCTACCGCCGCTACCTGTTGCGCGAAGGCAGCAGCGTCCTGCTGGGCCTTTATGCGCTCTGGCTGCTTGCCGGACTGTTGGCCCTTGCTGCTGGGGAAGCCGCCTACCAAGGGTGGCGGGACCTGCACGGCAGCCCCTGGTTGTTCGGCCTCCACCTGGCCGCTCTGTTGGCCGCCGCCTACCACGCTGTCACCTGGTTCCGGTTGCTGCCCCTGACGCTGCCGGTCCTGCGCTGGCGGGGCCGCAGGCCCACCGACCGGGCGGTCGTGCGGGGTGCCTGGGTGGTCTCGGTGGCCCTCTCGGGCGGGGTGTGGCTCTATCTCCTGGGAGGCGTCCGATGA
- the dnaE gene encoding DNA polymerase III subunit alpha, translating into MSEAPPSFVHLRLHSEFSLVDGIVRIQEAVSAARDAGMPAVAITDQANLFGMVKFYRAALAAGVKPIIGADVWLADDTLELGYARMTLLCRDRGGYRALSRLLSRAYREGACGDIPVIRREWLQADAGGLLALSGGVQGDIGQALLRGDEATARRYLEQHRQTFGEDGFYLELHRLGRPGDERHLHAAVALAADEDVPVVATNDVRFMRPADYDAHEVRVCIHQGRTLDDPNRPRHYTEQQYFADAADMAERFSDLPEALETTLRIAERCSVDLELDTNYLPDFPVPEGHTVASFLRAESERGLAQRLEQRGLTEDEDTGEVEATYRQRLEHELAVIEQMGFPGYFLIVADFIRWARENDIPVGPGRGSGAGSLVAYALGITNLDPLRYDLLFERFLNPERVSMPDFDVDFCMERRDEVIEYVSDRYGAEKVSQIATHGTMAARAVVRDVGRVYGHAFGYMDRIAKLIPFEIGMTLDRALEQEEDLRAEYDNDENIRELIDTARSLEGMARNVGKHAGGVVIAPTDLTDFSPLYRDPEERDDAEAWKVATHFDKDDVEAVGLVKFDFLGLRTLTIIDWTVQAVNRILEQRGDPALDIDAIALDDGATFELLKRCATTAVFQLESRGMKELIKRLQPDSFEDIVALVALFRPGPLQSGMVDDFVERKHGRSAVAGYPTRELHHPDLVPVLQPTYGVILYQEQVQRIAQVLAGYSLGEADLLRRAMGKKKPEEMAKQRAKFLEGAKARGLSEDHATGIFDLMEKFAGYGFNKSHSAAYALLSYQTAWLKCHYPAPFMASVLSSDMDNTDKVVIFLDEARAMGLEVLPPDVNRSDKPFRAVDERTIVYGLGAIKGVGESALDAVLSERDTNGAFRDIFDLCRRVDTGRANRRVLEALCRSGSLDRLIPNRATGMAQIPAALAAAEQATRDQAAGQTDLFGGPAEAVIASRGEGEEVAEQPEWPEEERLAAEKATLGLFLTGHPIDRYEHELPYLATDRLQRLSSGAGGNGGDGNGGRGRTVTAAGLVVALRVRSTSTGGRLATLTLDDRTGRIEVVLFPEAFGKYRHAVEKDALLVVRGSLDYDDFSGGYRITGEEVLDIARARERAAGRLVIPVTAARAANGLVPELRQVLSSYAGESPVHVDYRHPRGRGRVVLGRNWTVTPSDDLIKRLESVVDDRVGVEYPR; encoded by the coding sequence ATGAGTGAAGCCCCACCGTCCTTCGTCCATCTGCGTCTGCACAGCGAGTTCTCGCTGGTCGACGGCATCGTCCGCATTCAGGAGGCGGTGTCCGCGGCGCGGGACGCCGGCATGCCGGCGGTGGCCATCACCGATCAGGCCAACCTGTTCGGCATGGTCAAGTTCTACCGGGCCGCGCTAGCCGCCGGAGTCAAGCCGATCATCGGAGCCGACGTGTGGCTGGCGGACGATACCTTGGAACTCGGCTACGCCCGGATGACGTTGCTCTGCCGGGATCGCGGCGGCTACCGTGCGCTGTCGCGGCTGCTCAGCCGCGCTTATCGCGAGGGTGCCTGCGGCGATATCCCGGTCATCCGGCGGGAGTGGTTGCAAGCGGATGCCGGCGGGCTGCTGGCCCTCTCCGGCGGGGTCCAGGGGGATATCGGTCAGGCCCTGCTGCGTGGTGATGAGGCCACCGCGCGGCGCTACCTCGAGCAGCACCGGCAGACCTTCGGCGAGGACGGCTTCTATCTGGAGCTCCACCGTCTGGGCCGGCCGGGCGACGAGCGCCACCTGCATGCCGCGGTGGCGCTGGCCGCCGACGAGGACGTGCCGGTGGTGGCCACCAATGACGTGCGCTTCATGCGCCCGGCGGATTACGACGCCCATGAGGTCCGTGTCTGCATCCATCAGGGGCGTACCCTGGACGACCCCAACCGGCCACGCCACTACACGGAACAGCAGTACTTTGCCGACGCTGCGGACATGGCCGAGCGCTTCTCCGATCTGCCCGAGGCGCTCGAGACCACCCTGCGTATCGCCGAGCGGTGCAGCGTGGATCTGGAACTCGACACCAACTATCTCCCGGACTTTCCGGTGCCCGAGGGCCATACGGTGGCCTCGTTCCTGCGCGCCGAGTCCGAGCGCGGCCTGGCGCAGCGGCTCGAACAACGCGGCCTGACTGAGGACGAGGATACCGGCGAGGTCGAGGCGACCTACCGGCAGCGCCTCGAGCACGAGCTGGCCGTCATCGAGCAGATGGGGTTCCCCGGCTACTTCCTCATCGTCGCCGACTTCATCCGCTGGGCGCGGGAGAACGACATCCCGGTTGGCCCCGGGCGCGGCTCCGGTGCGGGATCGCTGGTCGCCTATGCCCTGGGCATCACCAACCTCGACCCCCTGCGCTATGACCTGCTCTTCGAGCGCTTCCTCAACCCGGAGCGGGTCTCCATGCCCGACTTCGACGTGGACTTCTGCATGGAGCGCCGCGACGAGGTCATCGAGTACGTCTCGGACCGCTACGGCGCCGAGAAGGTCTCGCAGATCGCCACCCACGGCACCATGGCGGCCCGGGCCGTGGTGCGCGACGTGGGCCGGGTCTACGGTCACGCCTTCGGCTACATGGACCGGATCGCCAAGCTGATCCCTTTCGAGATCGGCATGACCCTGGACAGGGCCCTGGAGCAGGAAGAGGACCTGCGCGCCGAGTACGACAACGACGAAAACATCCGCGAGTTGATCGACACCGCGCGCAGCCTGGAGGGGATGGCGCGCAACGTCGGCAAGCACGCCGGAGGCGTCGTCATCGCGCCCACGGACCTGACCGATTTCTCGCCGCTCTACCGCGACCCGGAGGAGCGCGACGACGCCGAGGCTTGGAAGGTGGCCACCCACTTCGACAAGGACGACGTCGAGGCGGTGGGTCTGGTCAAGTTCGACTTCCTGGGTCTGCGCACGCTGACCATCATCGACTGGACCGTCCAGGCGGTGAACCGCATCCTCGAGCAGCGGGGAGACCCGGCGCTGGATATCGATGCCATCGCCCTGGATGACGGCGCCACCTTCGAGCTGCTCAAGCGCTGTGCCACCACCGCGGTCTTCCAGCTGGAATCCCGCGGGATGAAGGAGCTGATCAAGCGCCTTCAGCCCGATAGCTTCGAGGATATCGTGGCACTGGTGGCGCTGTTTCGGCCCGGGCCGCTTCAGTCGGGCATGGTCGACGACTTCGTCGAGCGCAAGCATGGCCGTTCGGCGGTCGCCGGTTACCCAACCCGCGAGCTGCACCATCCGGACCTGGTGCCGGTCCTCCAGCCTACTTACGGGGTGATCCTCTACCAGGAGCAGGTGCAGCGCATCGCGCAGGTCCTGGCCGGCTACAGCCTTGGCGAGGCGGATCTGCTGCGCCGCGCCATGGGCAAGAAGAAGCCCGAGGAGATGGCCAAGCAGCGGGCCAAGTTCCTGGAAGGGGCCAAGGCCCGGGGTCTGTCCGAGGACCATGCCACCGGCATCTTCGACCTTATGGAGAAGTTCGCCGGCTACGGCTTCAACAAGTCGCACTCGGCGGCCTACGCGCTGCTCTCCTACCAGACCGCCTGGCTCAAGTGTCACTACCCGGCGCCGTTCATGGCCTCGGTGCTCTCCTCGGACATGGACAACACCGACAAGGTGGTGATCTTCCTGGATGAGGCCCGGGCCATGGGGCTGGAGGTGCTGCCGCCGGACGTCAACCGCAGTGACAAGCCCTTCCGGGCGGTGGACGAGCGGACCATCGTCTACGGTCTGGGTGCCATCAAGGGGGTGGGGGAGTCGGCGCTCGATGCGGTGCTGAGCGAGCGCGATACCAACGGGGCGTTCCGGGATATCTTCGACCTGTGCCGCCGGGTCGACACCGGCCGCGCCAATCGTCGCGTGCTGGAGGCCCTGTGTCGTTCGGGGAGCCTGGATCGCCTGATCCCCAACCGCGCCACGGGAATGGCACAGATCCCGGCGGCGCTGGCGGCTGCCGAGCAGGCGACGCGCGACCAGGCCGCCGGGCAGACCGATCTGTTCGGTGGCCCTGCAGAGGCGGTGATCGCCTCCCGTGGCGAGGGCGAAGAGGTTGCCGAGCAGCCCGAATGGCCGGAGGAAGAACGCCTGGCCGCGGAGAAGGCCACACTGGGTCTATTCCTGACGGGGCACCCGATCGACCGTTACGAGCATGAGCTTCCGTATCTGGCTACGGATCGCCTGCAGCGGCTGTCCAGTGGCGCCGGCGGCAATGGCGGAGACGGCAATGGGGGCCGAGGCCGGACGGTTACCGCGGCTGGGCTGGTGGTCGCGCTGCGGGTGCGCAGCACCTCCACTGGCGGCCGCCTGGCCACCCTGACCCTGGATGACCGCACGGGCCGGATCGAAGTGGTGCTATTCCCCGAGGCGTTCGGCAAATACCGGCATGCCGTTGAGAAGGATGCGCTGCTGGTGGTGCGCGGCAGTCTCGACTACGACGACTTCAGTGGCGGGTACCGGATCACCGGCGAAGAGGTGCTGGACATCGCCCGGGCCCGCGAGCGGGCAGCCGGTCGGTTGGTGATTCCGGTAACCGCGGCTCGTGCCGCTAACGGTCTGGTGCCCGAGCTGCGCCAGGTCCTCAGCAGCTACGCTGGGGAGAGTCCGGTCCATGTCGATTACCGCCACCCAAGGGGCCGGGGGCGCGTCGTCCTAGGCCGCAACTGGACGGTGACGCCCAGCGATGACCTGATCAAGCGGCTTGAGTCGGTGGTCGATGACCGTGTGGGGGTCGAGTACCCCCGCTAG